The following nucleotide sequence is from Zea mays cultivar B73 chromosome 1, Zm-B73-REFERENCE-NAM-5.0, whole genome shotgun sequence.
acattgcggtagagatagcaacacttagacaaaacctagtttgcacattctagtttgattattggcataggatttgctctagggatttaattgtggcctagtttagtaaaagttttagaagtcctaattcaccctcctcttaggcgtcacccgtttcctacagctGCATAAACATGGGACTAGACTTGCCAAATGCCCGTTCCAAGaaagcatctttctttgtaatccattcaggggtgacatcatcCCTTCTTACATGGCCCATGTACATCCACTCATGGTCCTCCATCATATAACATATATAATAGCATAGTGTAATAtaaacatgtaatgcatgtacactactttcctaccttctaataagtgaggataggtcctaatcacacctgcggttgcgtagatggggtTAGTTTCTATGCTCTACTCTGATCCGAGACAAAGTTTCGACAATACCTCCCCACTGTTCTCCAAATACACGTCCAGACAGGGAGAGTGTGTATCTGGAGAACAACAGGAAGGTGACATCAAAACTCTGTCTTGGATTGGAGTAGAGCATAGAAACTAACCCCATCTACGCAACTGCGAGGTGTCCAAAAAACATGGACAATTCGAAatagatacatttgtagatatgcaaagatctggatATCTAcatcgtatctctttcgaacgagAGACACCTAACTAGGTTACATGATCTACGACTATGATGCGGAAATCGAGGTTATACTTAGGGTGGCAGTGAAGTCCAACTAGCGGTGCTGTGGTGGGTCGGTGCAGTGGTGACGTGACGTGGTGCAGGCAGACTTGCAACGGCTAGGAAGACCTCTACAAAAAAAGGAACATGATTCTATCAACACAAAATTTCGACAGCACCTCCCCCGCACGGTGAGGTTTCCAAAACCTACAAGTAAAACTAACAATGCGATGACTTCCATCCACACATATACATCAATACCTCGATAACCACATATACATCAATCTATGCGCGATACAAAAAGTCTGTTGCAATATCAATAACAATATTAGCTCCGATTCACAATAACAATAACAATCAAACCAATAACATAACAATCAAATATTATCACTAAACCGATTCTATAAAAATAACAATACTAGCTCCGATTCTATATCACTAAATTGATTCTATAACAATAACAATAAACCACGAACATGACCGTGAACACATGCAGTTGTTTTCTGATTTTGTTTTCACGAAACAAATGGATCGCTAGTTCGCGGTCATGTTTCATGAACATGGTGTTCTAAATTTCTGGTCTGTTTCTAAAataggtcgtaacttgtgctaaataacatgaatatcatttttgcattcactgttttctatttttcgagtgacttgcagttcgaaTCTGAACTTGCGATCTAGATTTTGTTCatgaaaacaaagtcagaaaacaaCTGGATCGCAAGTTCGCGGTCATGTTTCACGAGCATGATGTTCTATTTTTTTGGCATTTTCCTGAAATAGGCTGTAACTTGtactaaataacatgaatatcatttttgtatTCAATGTTTTTCCATTTTCGAGtgtcttgcagttcaaatctgaattatccgaaaAAATTCAATTAAACCAACTAAAtataatagttatagcaaacactttgataagtatgccaaaattgaacatgtaggtctatatactgTAGGAATACACCGCAAAAAGTTtggtaaaaaaagaaaaaaaatcaaatatactttgccgagtgtcaaggcaAGACACTTAGAGTAGACTTGCTTTGCCGAACGTCTACtgatgacactcgacaaagacataACTTTGACGAGTGTCCTTTTCCGGCACTCGGCATAGGTAACGGTCGTCAACTGTACACGGCTACTGATAGCCATTGCCGAGTGCCATGATATGTCGAGAGCTCGACGTTCGGCAAATTCTTCTTTGCCGAGGGTATTTGTATGCCAAGTGTTTTGCACACGCTAAAGACGGTCTTTGCTGAGTGCTTGTTCGACGAGagtgacactcggtaaagtatTTTTTATTGAATGTCTGAGATTTTACAATCGATAAATCTTTGATTTCTCAGTAAAGAACACGTTTGCGGTAGTGTACATGGCATTCTGCCATTCACCGTAGCGTCGTTGGACTAGTAATACTGCATTCGGTACGCGAAACTGAAACAGATTAGGTAGCGCTTCCATCTAATCCATCTATGTAGTAGCTATAGAAACATGTATGCATGCATGATCCAGGGGTTTGGTACACAGGATCCATGCAATGATTACTCATCAATTATAGTTTCCTCCCATGATTTGCAGACCTGTCGTTCCTTCTGTATCCGGCTGTGCACGAATCTCCCGTTACTAACACTGCATATACTACCTTCACAATGCAAAGTGAAGGTCCTAGCAACTCTTGATAATGCACACCGTGCGATATATAACTGCCAAGCGGCCGTTACCCCCTTTTTTTATTAATTAGTTCTCCGTTTCTCGCATGATTTGCTCCGTAGCCATGTGACCCCTACCTAAGGCCAAAGCACCACGTCGGCGGGCGCAAGCGCAACGGCCGTTGATGGCGACCGCGGCGGGCGCGCTCGCTGCCATCCTTGGAGATTCGTTTCCGGTCTATAAATACCCGGGCAAGGTGGTCTTTCCAGATCATCGAAACACACACAACTCCTCTTGTCGGCCAAAGTAGCTCTACTAGCAGCTAGCAACTATGGCGTCCTCCTCCTTCTCCAAGGTGCTCGCACTTGGTGCGCTCATCTTCTCCCTCCTTGTCACGTATGGCTCGTGCGCTAGACCGGCCAACTTCACCGCCTCCGACTTCACCGCCGATCCCAACTGGGAGGCTGCCAGAGCCACCTGGTACGGCGCGCCCACCGGCGCTGGCCCTGACGACGACGGTACGTGCAGACGGCGCCGTCGCTGCTGTGTGTCTCTCGTTTTTGGCATATGCACACTGCACCTCTGCATGTACGTGTTGCGCTGTTGGCTTAACGCACGCACGGTATCCATTAATTGACGATCTGCTGCAGGTGGTGCCTGCGGGTTCAAGAACGTGAACCTGCCGCCCTTCTCCGCGATGACGTCGTGCGGCAACCAGCCCCTGTTCAAAGACGGCAAGGGATGCGGCTCCTGCTACCAGGTAGCTAGATCAATTGGTCAGACGAAGACCCTTTGATCCGGTGGTGCCTGCTCTGCTTTAATGTAAAAGTTCCGACTTTTGACTAACGAACCCTGTCTTGTTTCCGTTCCCGCCAGATACGGTGCCAGAACCACCCTGCCTGCTCCGGCAACCCAGAGACGGTGATCATCACTGACATGAACTACTACCCGGTCGCCAAGTACCACTTCGACCTCAGCGGCACGGCTTTTGGCGCCATGGCCAAGCCCGGACGCAACGACGAGCTCCGCCACGCCGGCATCATTGACATCCAGTTCAAGAGGTgggtgtcgtcgtcgtcgtcatgcgCAAGTGCACATGCACCGCACATTTGCGCAGAGCGCCACACAACAGGCCCCACACCTGCATATATACAATCTAGATTTTGAGGACTGTTGTCGGACACCAGACTAATGGAAACATGCATGTCGATCACGCACATGCAGAGTGCCCTGCAACTACCCCGGGCAGAAGGTGACGTTCCACGTCGAGGAGGGCTCCAACGCCGTCTACTTGGCGGTGCTGGTCGAGTTCgaggacggcgacggcgacgtgGTGCGGGTGGACCTCATGGAGGCCAACTCCGGCTACTGGACGCCGATGCGCGAGTCCTGGGGATCCATCTGGAGGCTGGACGCCAACCATAGGCTGCAGGCGCCCTTCTCGCTGCGCATCACCAACGAGTCCGGCAGGACGCTGGTGGCCAATCGGGTCATCCCGGCCAACTGGGCGCCCAACACCTATTACCGCTCCATCATTCAATATTAAGCTCTGCTACTGCGCTCTGATTCCCTGTCCATTGCCTTATTCGTTGGAACTGTATGTAATTGTATCTTCTCGGTGCATATGATTGCGGCGTGCCTCAACTAGGTAGTCAGTGAGACGGACGTCAAGGTTGACATAGTAGGAGATGCATTCCCGCTCATTTTGTCAATGTATGAATCAGTGTGACCAAGGCTATATATAAATTATAAGCAGCTTCTCAATGGCATTCAGTACGTCCGGTTCCCAAATCCATTTTTATGCAGCTTCTCATCGTTGATTATATATTCAGCATTTTAGGTGAATCTTGTCTTAGACATCGATCCAAACCAGCAAAACTGAGatgcctgtttgtttcggcttctggcagcttctggccaccaaaagctgttgcggactgccaaacgctcaacTTTTCaggcagcttctataaaattcgttggagcaaaaaccatccaaaatcaacataaacacataatcggttgagtcgttgtaatagtagaaatcggtcactttctagatcatgagccctatgaacaaccttatcttcctccacacgtaatcgtaatggtattcagattctccccacagccagattctccccacagccagattttcagaaaagctggtcagaaaaaagcaatGAGCAAGAAGTTTAACTATATTTATAAAAAATTGTATCAATATCCATATCTTTAAATATATTTATTATAAAATATATTTCATAATTAATCTAACATAGGATTATTGTACTTGTCAAGTAAGACTTTCCATTATATAATTAGTGTAGTTTATAGGTAAAATAATGTTTTACATGACCATATACACGATCTCCTGACCATAGCCTAAAGAAAATAGATCTTTAAAGGATGAGTGCACTTGGACGAAGGCAATGAGCAAGAAGTTCAACACCTTAAAACAAGATATTA
It contains:
- the LOC103637658 gene encoding expansin-B3, encoding MASSSFSKVLALGALIFSLLVTYGSCARPANFTASDFTADPNWEAARATWYGAPTGAGPDDDGGACGFKNVNLPPFSAMTSCGNQPLFKDGKGCGSCYQIRCQNHPACSGNPETVIITDMNYYPVAKYHFDLSGTAFGAMAKPGRNDELRHAGIIDIQFKRVPCNYPGQKVTFHVEEGSNAVYLAVLVEFEDGDGDVVRVDLMEANSGYWTPMRESWGSIWRLDANHRLQAPFSLRITNESGRTLVANRVIPANWAPNTYYRSIIQY